The Cupriavidus nantongensis genome has a segment encoding these proteins:
- a CDS encoding crotonase/enoyl-CoA hydratase family protein yields the protein MPDFDTVQIQPDPRNPRIARLLLNRPERLNAITAGMPRDIRSAVEWANENDEIHVIIVEGAGKGFCGGYDLADSAQTLRDQPCQQEQYPWDPMLDYRAMKGFTEDFMSLWRSPKPTIAQVHGAAVAGGSDIALCCDLLVMADDARIGYMPTRVWGCPTTAMWTYRLGFARAKQMMFTGNVLDGRTAAAWGLANASVPVAELDSHTFELAERIAGVPNSHLAMHKMVVNQVMLTMGLEQSQTMATLFDGITRHNPEGLWFRRYAQEAGFKAAVAWRDSGQPIPEGDEARALIRQMEDRRKG from the coding sequence ATGCCTGACTTCGATACCGTCCAGATTCAGCCCGATCCGCGCAATCCGCGCATTGCGCGGCTGTTGCTGAACCGCCCCGAGCGTCTCAATGCCATCACTGCAGGCATGCCGCGGGACATCCGCAGCGCCGTGGAATGGGCGAATGAGAACGATGAGATTCACGTGATCATTGTCGAGGGCGCGGGCAAGGGGTTCTGCGGCGGCTATGACCTGGCCGATTCCGCACAGACCTTGCGCGACCAGCCATGCCAGCAAGAGCAGTACCCGTGGGATCCCATGCTCGACTATCGCGCGATGAAGGGCTTTACCGAAGACTTCATGAGCCTGTGGCGCAGCCCCAAGCCGACCATTGCCCAGGTACATGGCGCGGCCGTGGCCGGCGGCAGCGATATCGCGTTGTGCTGCGATCTGCTCGTCATGGCAGACGACGCACGCATCGGCTATATGCCGACGCGCGTCTGGGGATGCCCGACCACGGCCATGTGGACCTACCGCCTGGGTTTTGCCCGGGCGAAACAGATGATGTTCACCGGCAACGTACTCGACGGGCGCACCGCCGCAGCCTGGGGACTGGCCAACGCTTCCGTTCCCGTAGCGGAGCTGGACAGCCACACCTTCGAACTTGCCGAGCGCATTGCCGGCGTGCCGAACAGCCATCTCGCCATGCACAAGATGGTCGTCAACCAGGTCATGCTGACGATGGGCCTGGAGCAAAGCCAGACCATGGCCACCCTGTTTGACGGCATCACGCGCCACAACCCGGAAGGGCTGTGGTTCCGTCGCTACGCCCAGGAAGCCGGATTCAAGGCGGCGGTCGCATGGCGCGACAGCGGGCAGCCGATTCCGGAAGGCGACGAGGCACGTGCCCTGATCCGGCAGATGGAAGATCGCCGCAAGGGCTGA
- a CDS encoding TetR/AcrR family transcriptional regulator, with translation MKATERPRRTSAGKPANANATTGKETLGTRERILDAAVTIVIEQGTARATTLEVQRRAGVSRGALLHHFPTHADLLSATVEGLVKRNEEAVLASLAKLEGTRDVVERAIRVLAIASVQPAYLAELELWAVSRTDPDLRATLAEAERRARKDSERVLKTLFEASDSSPMQASVIAMTIEFLRGLALSGVLRGSPVRRQQLIGQWIQATKLLLETTP, from the coding sequence ATGAAAGCTACCGAACGCCCGCGCCGGACATCCGCCGGAAAGCCTGCCAACGCCAATGCCACCACCGGCAAGGAAACGCTGGGCACGCGCGAACGCATTCTCGACGCAGCCGTGACCATCGTGATCGAGCAGGGCACCGCCCGCGCCACCACGCTGGAGGTCCAGCGCCGCGCCGGCGTCAGCCGCGGCGCCTTGCTTCATCACTTTCCGACGCATGCGGACCTGCTGTCCGCAACCGTGGAAGGGCTGGTCAAGCGCAACGAGGAAGCGGTGCTGGCAAGCCTGGCGAAGCTGGAAGGCACCAGGGATGTGGTCGAGCGCGCGATCCGCGTGCTGGCGATTGCCTCGGTCCAGCCGGCGTACCTGGCGGAGCTCGAACTATGGGCGGTCTCCCGTACCGATCCAGACCTGAGAGCGACCCTGGCAGAGGCGGAGCGTCGCGCGCGCAAGGACAGCGAGCGCGTCCTGAAAACATTGTTCGAGGCATCGGACAGCAGTCCGATGCAAGCCTCCGTGATCGCCATGACGATCGAGTTTCTCAGGGGACTGGCGCTGTCCGGCGTGTTGCGCGGCAGTCCCGTCAGACGGCAGCAGCTGATTGGCCAATGGATTCAGGCCACAAAATTACTACTGGAGACGACGCCTTGA
- a CDS encoding AMP-binding protein produces the protein MTRLADPALSYIAPDTSVPVLDMTTGDALRAAALRHPHRTALVEVAAPGQPSLTGAASTARRWTYDELMRDAERCARWLLTRFEPGERVCLWAPNVPEWVILQYGAALAGLVLVTANPGLRAAELRYVLTQSQASGLLHTAEFRGTNMSAIAGEVADCVRERFCLSDWHGEVLTCSSTAELPTVLPTDPAQIQYTSGTTGQPKGALLHHRGLVTNAAYVAARAGMNGSILMSPMPLFHTAGAVLSSLGAITTGSTYVLPLMFEPELVLTAIARERCEFLFGVPTMLIAMLEHPRRGDVDLRSLKVASSGGAPVPPELLRRIEREFGCDLITVYGQTEASPIICQSSPADSQEDKANTAGYPLPQVEVRIADPADGAIVATGQEGEIQARGYQCMLGYFNMPEATAAAVSADGWLRTGDLGTMDERGYLRVTGRLKDMIIRGGENIYPAEVEARLIEHPAVAMAAVFGLPDEKWGEVVAVAIRLREGGKPEPDALRDFLRLQLAPHKIPTRWFCCSEFPMTGSGKIQKFRLRELAEAGGLAEFGL, from the coding sequence TTGACCCGACTTGCTGACCCCGCCCTGTCCTATATCGCCCCGGACACCTCGGTACCGGTTCTCGATATGACCACCGGCGATGCCCTGCGTGCCGCCGCCCTGCGCCACCCGCACCGAACGGCCCTGGTGGAAGTGGCAGCGCCCGGTCAGCCATCCCTCACGGGCGCGGCCAGCACCGCGCGACGCTGGACCTACGACGAACTCATGCGCGACGCGGAACGCTGCGCACGCTGGCTGCTGACCCGCTTCGAGCCAGGCGAACGGGTCTGCCTGTGGGCCCCGAACGTTCCAGAGTGGGTGATCCTGCAGTACGGCGCGGCGCTTGCAGGGCTGGTGCTGGTGACCGCGAATCCCGGGCTGCGTGCCGCCGAGCTGCGTTATGTGCTGACGCAGTCCCAGGCCAGCGGTCTGCTGCACACGGCTGAATTCCGAGGCACCAACATGTCCGCGATCGCCGGCGAGGTAGCGGACTGCGTGCGCGAGCGATTCTGCCTGTCTGACTGGCATGGCGAGGTGCTGACATGCAGTTCGACAGCTGAGCTGCCGACGGTCCTGCCGACGGATCCCGCGCAAATCCAGTACACCTCGGGAACGACCGGCCAGCCGAAGGGCGCACTGCTGCATCATCGCGGGCTGGTCACCAACGCCGCCTACGTCGCGGCGCGCGCGGGCATGAACGGGTCGATCCTGATGAGCCCGATGCCGCTGTTCCATACGGCAGGCGCCGTGCTCAGCTCGCTGGGTGCCATCACGACCGGATCGACCTATGTGCTGCCGTTGATGTTCGAGCCGGAACTCGTGCTCACCGCCATCGCGCGGGAGCGCTGCGAATTCCTGTTCGGCGTGCCCACCATGCTCATTGCCATGCTGGAACATCCCAGGCGCGGCGATGTGGACCTGCGCAGCCTGAAGGTGGCGAGTTCCGGCGGGGCGCCGGTGCCGCCGGAACTGCTGCGGCGCATCGAGCGCGAGTTCGGTTGCGACCTCATTACGGTGTACGGACAAACCGAGGCCAGCCCGATCATCTGCCAGTCGTCGCCGGCCGACAGCCAGGAAGACAAGGCCAACACCGCAGGCTACCCGCTGCCGCAAGTGGAAGTGCGGATCGCAGACCCCGCGGATGGCGCCATCGTCGCGACCGGCCAGGAAGGAGAAATCCAGGCCCGCGGCTATCAATGCATGCTCGGTTACTTCAATATGCCGGAGGCGACAGCAGCGGCGGTGTCGGCCGACGGCTGGCTGCGAACAGGCGACCTGGGAACCATGGACGAACGCGGCTACCTGCGCGTCACCGGGCGACTGAAGGACATGATCATCCGGGGCGGGGAGAACATTTACCCCGCGGAAGTCGAGGCGCGCCTGATCGAGCATCCGGCGGTCGCGATGGCTGCGGTGTTTGGCTTGCCGGACGAGAAGTGGGGTGAAGTCGTGGCCGTGGCGATCAGGCTGCGTGAAGGCGGCAAACCTGAGCCGGATGCGCTGCGTGACTTCCTGCGCCTTCAGCTGGCCCCGCACAAAATCCCCACGCGCTGGTTCTGCTGCAGTGAGTTTCCGATGACCGGCTCCGGCAAGATCCAGAAGTTCCGCCTGCGGGAGCTCGCGGAAGCCGGGGGGCTTGCCGAATTCGGGCTTTGA
- the yddG gene encoding aromatic amino acid DMT transporter YddG — protein MQRKRATLVGLVAVLLWSSIVGLIRGVSESFGATGGAALMYTVASALLWVTVGSVRLRALPRAYLLWGSVLFVSYELCLSLSIGYASSGRQAIEVAMVNYLWPSFTMLAAILFNRQRASWLVVPGLLVAILGICQVLGGDQGLDVAGMAANVRDNPLSYGLAFAGAVIWAGYCTVTARIAQGKNAVTLFFMLTALALWTKYLFTGGEAMAFSVAGVVYLALAAGAMGFGYAAWNVGILHGNVSVLAGASYFIPVLSAALAAALLRAPLSFAFWKGAAMVVGGSVLCWLATRGKGERAAPPAASSQAT, from the coding sequence ATGCAAAGAAAGCGCGCCACGCTGGTCGGCCTGGTCGCCGTGCTCCTGTGGAGTTCGATCGTCGGCCTGATCCGCGGCGTCAGCGAGAGCTTCGGCGCCACCGGTGGCGCGGCGCTGATGTACACGGTGGCTTCCGCGCTGCTGTGGGTCACGGTGGGTAGTGTCCGGCTGCGGGCGCTGCCGCGCGCCTACCTGCTCTGGGGCAGCGTGCTGTTCGTGTCGTACGAGCTGTGCCTGTCGCTGTCGATCGGCTACGCCAGCAGCGGCCGGCAGGCGATCGAGGTGGCCATGGTCAACTACCTGTGGCCCAGCTTCACCATGCTGGCCGCCATCCTGTTCAACCGGCAGCGTGCCAGCTGGCTGGTAGTGCCGGGTCTGCTGGTGGCCATCCTTGGTATCTGCCAGGTACTGGGCGGGGACCAGGGGCTGGATGTGGCGGGCATGGCGGCCAACGTGCGCGACAACCCGCTCAGCTACGGGCTGGCCTTTGCGGGCGCGGTGATCTGGGCGGGCTACTGCACCGTGACGGCCCGTATCGCGCAGGGCAAGAACGCCGTCACGCTGTTCTTCATGCTGACCGCGCTGGCCTTGTGGACCAAGTACCTGTTCACCGGCGGCGAAGCGATGGCGTTCAGCGTTGCCGGCGTGGTCTACCTGGCGCTGGCTGCCGGTGCGATGGGCTTTGGTTATGCGGCGTGGAATGTCGGCATCCTGCACGGCAACGTGTCGGTGCTCGCGGGTGCGTCGTATTTCATTCCGGTGCTGTCGGCCGCGCTGGCTGCCGCGCTGCTGCGTGCGCCGCTGTCCTTCGCGTTCTGGAAGGGTGCGGCGATGGTGGTTGGGGGTTCCGTCCTTTGCTGGCTGGCGACGCGCGGCAAAGGCGAGCGCGCCGCGCCACCCGCTGCGTCCAGCCAGGCGACATAG
- a CDS encoding TetR/AcrR family transcriptional regulator, whose translation MKQAPARVRHKSGPAEAFEADEAIGTPVSANSSDLLLFTAERLYAEKGIDAVSMREISREAEQKNTSALHYHFGSKEALIRAILQRRMQEFDALRNVFLDQALQRDPRPSVRTAIEALVRPMATGLTERGKENYYNRFLAAAQMHPDVDIVAFTSDETNRGFRRAQAILEAALSGLPASLVRQRYLSGLAFIIFSLADFERIKARRGRQNRGFDMTRAVENLIDMAVGAVQAPVSEQVLARLRENSQA comes from the coding sequence ATGAAACAAGCCCCCGCCCGTGTGCGCCATAAGTCCGGGCCGGCCGAAGCTTTCGAAGCGGACGAAGCGATCGGCACGCCAGTCTCGGCGAACAGCTCTGACCTGCTGCTCTTCACGGCCGAGCGCCTCTATGCGGAGAAAGGCATCGATGCGGTGTCGATGCGCGAGATTTCCCGGGAGGCCGAGCAGAAGAACACCTCCGCGCTGCATTACCACTTCGGCTCCAAGGAAGCGCTGATCCGCGCCATCCTGCAGCGGCGCATGCAGGAGTTCGACGCGCTGCGCAATGTGTTCCTGGACCAGGCCTTGCAGCGCGACCCGCGGCCGAGCGTGCGCACCGCGATCGAGGCACTGGTCAGGCCCATGGCCACCGGGCTGACCGAGCGCGGCAAGGAGAACTACTACAACCGCTTCCTCGCGGCCGCGCAGATGCATCCCGATGTGGACATCGTCGCGTTCACCAGCGACGAGACCAATCGCGGCTTTCGCCGCGCCCAGGCGATACTGGAGGCGGCGCTGTCAGGCCTGCCCGCCAGCCTCGTCAGGCAGCGATATCTGTCCGGCCTGGCCTTCATCATCTTCAGCCTGGCGGATTTCGAGCGCATCAAGGCCAGGCGCGGGCGCCAGAACCGCGGCTTCGACATGACCCGCGCCGTCGAGAACCTGATCGACATGGCCGTCGGCGCCGTGCAGGCGCCCGTGTCGGAGCAAGTGCTGGCCCGGCTGCGCGAGAACAGCCAGGCCTGA